One window of the Pseudomonas sihuiensis genome contains the following:
- the rph gene encoding ribonuclease PH, whose translation MKRPSGRAADQLRSIRITRNYTKHAEGSVLVEFGDTKVICTVSVESGVPRFLKGQGQGWLTAEYGMLPRATGERNQREASRGKQGGRTLEIQRLIGRSLRAALDMSKLGENTLYVDCDVIQADGGTRTASITGAMVALIDALKVLKKRGSLKGEPLKQMIAAVSVGIYQGEPVLDLDYLEDSAAETDLNVVMTNAGGFIEVQGTAEGAPFQPDEFNAMLALAQKGMNEIFELQKAALVD comes from the coding sequence ATGAAACGTCCCAGTGGCCGCGCCGCCGATCAGTTGCGCTCGATTCGCATCACCCGCAACTACACCAAGCATGCCGAGGGTTCGGTACTGGTCGAGTTCGGCGATACCAAGGTGATCTGCACCGTCAGCGTCGAATCCGGCGTGCCGCGTTTCCTCAAGGGCCAGGGCCAGGGTTGGCTGACTGCCGAATACGGCATGCTGCCGCGCGCCACCGGCGAGCGTAACCAGCGTGAGGCCAGCCGCGGCAAGCAGGGTGGCCGTACTCTGGAAATCCAGCGCCTGATCGGCCGTTCGCTGCGCGCTGCGCTGGACATGAGCAAGCTGGGCGAGAACACCCTGTACGTCGATTGCGACGTGATCCAGGCTGACGGCGGTACCCGTACCGCGTCCATCACCGGCGCCATGGTGGCGCTGATCGATGCGCTGAAGGTGCTGAAGAAGCGTGGTTCGCTCAAGGGCGAGCCGCTCAAGCAGATGATCGCCGCGGTATCGGTCGGCATCTATCAGGGCGAGCCGGTGCTGGATCTGGATTACCTGGAAGATTCTGCCGCCGAGACCGACCTCAACGTGGTGATGACCAATGCCGGCGGCTTCATCGAAGTGCAGGGCACGGCCGAGGGCGCGCCGTTCCAGCCAGATGAGTTCAACGCCATGCTGGCGCTGGCGCAGAAGGGCATGAACGAGATCTTTGAACTGCAGAAGGCCGCTCTGGTCGACTGA
- the pyrE gene encoding orotate phosphoribosyltransferase, whose amino-acid sequence MQAYQRDFIRFAIERGVLRFGQFTLKSGRTSPYFFNAGLFDSGLALAQLGRFYAAAIVDSGIDFDVLFGPAYKGIPLAATTAVALAEHHGRDLPWCFNRKEAKDHGEGGTLVGAPLKGRVLIVDDVITAGTAIREVMQIIQGQGAQAAGTLIALNRQERGQGELSAIQEVERDFGMPVVSIVSLQQVLEYLAGDAELKQYLPAVEAYRAEYGI is encoded by the coding sequence ATGCAAGCGTATCAGCGCGATTTCATTCGCTTCGCCATCGAACGCGGGGTTCTGCGTTTCGGCCAGTTCACCCTCAAGTCCGGGCGTACCAGCCCTTATTTCTTCAATGCCGGCCTGTTCGACAGCGGTCTGGCGCTGGCTCAGCTGGGGCGTTTTTACGCGGCTGCGATCGTCGACAGCGGCATCGACTTCGACGTGCTGTTTGGGCCGGCCTACAAGGGTATTCCACTGGCGGCGACCACTGCCGTGGCGCTGGCCGAGCACCACGGTCGCGATCTGCCCTGGTGCTTCAACCGCAAGGAAGCCAAGGACCATGGCGAGGGCGGCACCCTGGTCGGTGCGCCGCTCAAGGGCCGTGTGCTGATCGTCGATGACGTGATCACCGCCGGCACTGCCATTCGCGAAGTGATGCAGATCATCCAGGGCCAGGGTGCCCAGGCCGCCGGCACCCTGATCGCGCTGAACCGTCAGGAGCGAGGCCAGGGCGAGCTTTCCGCGATTCAGGAAGTCGAGCGCGACTTCGGCATGCCGGTAGTGAGCATCGTGTCACTGCAGCAGGTACTGGAATATCTGGCGGGGGATGCTGAACTGAAGCAATATCTGCCGGCTGTCGAAGCCTATCGCGCCGAGTACGGAATCTAG
- a CDS encoding DUF4870 domain-containing protein: MNDDMQSPLPTPSQEARQWAMFCHFAAFLGLVFPFGNLLGPLIVWQIKKDFDPFVDAQGKEALNFQISVALAAVVCFILMVVVIGFPLLMLLGLAALVLTIIAGIKANEGQNYRYPFSWRLVK; this comes from the coding sequence ATGAACGACGATATGCAAAGCCCGCTTCCGACGCCCAGTCAGGAAGCGCGTCAGTGGGCCATGTTTTGCCACTTCGCCGCATTTCTCGGCCTGGTGTTCCCCTTCGGTAATCTGCTCGGCCCGCTGATCGTCTGGCAGATCAAGAAGGACTTCGACCCCTTCGTCGATGCGCAGGGCAAGGAAGCACTGAACTTCCAGATCAGTGTGGCGCTGGCAGCAGTGGTCTGCTTCATCCTCATGGTGGTGGTGATCGGCTTCCCGCTGCTCATGCTGCTGGGCCTGGCGGCGCTGGTACTGACCATCATTGCCGGGATCAAGGCCAATGAAGGGCAGAACTATCGCTACCCGTTCAGCTGGCGTTTGGTGAAATAA
- a CDS encoding YicC/YloC family endoribonuclease: MVHSMTAFARNEQATAHGTLSWELRSVNHRYLEPHLRLPDAFRDLEGAVREALRQGLSRGKVECTLRFAEESAGKQLQVDSERARQLIAAAEQVAALIQQPAPLNPLEVLAWPGVLVADSADPQALNAAALKLFDQALGELKAGRAREGAELAKLLNERLDSILDEVAALRELVPQMLAGQRQKIETRFAEMQAELDPQRLEQELVLLAQKSDVAEELDRLSTHVSEVRRVLKAGGAAGRRLDFLMQELNREANTLGSKAFDPRSTQAAVNLKVLIEQMREQVQNIE, from the coding sequence ATGGTTCACAGCATGACGGCATTTGCCCGCAACGAGCAGGCAACCGCCCACGGCACACTGAGCTGGGAGCTGCGCTCGGTCAATCACCGCTATCTCGAGCCGCACCTGCGCCTGCCCGACGCCTTCCGCGATCTCGAAGGCGCGGTGCGCGAAGCGCTTCGCCAGGGCCTGTCGCGCGGCAAGGTGGAATGCACCCTGCGCTTCGCCGAGGAAAGTGCCGGCAAGCAGCTGCAGGTCGACAGCGAGCGGGCGCGCCAGCTGATCGCCGCCGCCGAACAGGTCGCCGCGCTGATCCAGCAACCGGCGCCGCTCAACCCGCTGGAAGTGCTGGCCTGGCCTGGCGTACTGGTGGCCGACTCGGCCGACCCGCAAGCGCTCAACGCCGCCGCGCTGAAGCTGTTCGACCAGGCATTGGGCGAACTCAAGGCCGGCCGCGCCCGGGAAGGCGCCGAGCTGGCCAAGCTGCTCAACGAGCGCCTCGACAGCATCCTCGACGAAGTCGCCGCCTTGCGCGAACTGGTGCCGCAGATGCTTGCCGGCCAGCGTCAGAAGATCGAAACCCGCTTCGCCGAGATGCAGGCCGAGCTCGACCCGCAGCGCCTGGAGCAGGAGCTGGTGCTGCTGGCGCAGAAGAGCGACGTGGCCGAGGAACTGGATCGCCTGAGCACTCACGTCAGCGAAGTGCGCCGCGTGCTCAAGGCCGGTGGCGCTGCCGGGCGGCGCCTGGACTTCCTGATGCAGGAGCTCAACCGCGAGGCCAATACCCTCGGTTCCAAGGCGTTCGACCCGCGCAGCACGCAGGCTGCGGTCAATCTGAAGGTGCTGATCGAGCAGATGCGCGAGCAAGTGCAGAACATCGAGTAA
- a CDS encoding exodeoxyribonuclease III, producing MRIISVNVNGIQAAAERGLLSWLQAQNADVICLQDTRASAFEMDDQAFQLDGYFLYACDGEVPSQGGVALYSRLQPKAVISGLGFEMADRYGRYLQADFDKVSIATLLLPSGRDGDESLNQKFKFMDDFTHYLDKQRRKRREYIYCGSLHVAHQKLDVKNWRDCQQSPGFLAPERAWMDEVIGNMGYVDALREVSREGDQFSWWPDNEQAEMLNLGYRFDYQLLTPGMRRSVRSARLPRQPRFSQHAPLIVDYDWILSV from the coding sequence ATGCGGATCATCAGTGTGAACGTGAATGGTATTCAGGCTGCGGCCGAGCGAGGTTTGCTCAGCTGGCTGCAAGCCCAGAATGCCGACGTGATCTGCCTGCAAGACACCCGTGCCTCCGCCTTTGAAATGGACGACCAAGCCTTCCAGCTGGATGGTTATTTCCTCTATGCATGCGACGGTGAAGTGCCCAGCCAAGGTGGCGTGGCGCTCTACTCGCGATTGCAACCCAAGGCGGTGATCAGCGGCCTCGGCTTCGAGATGGCCGATCGCTACGGGCGCTACCTGCAGGCAGATTTCGACAAGGTAAGTATCGCCACTCTGCTGCTGCCGAGCGGGCGTGACGGCGACGAGAGCTTGAATCAGAAATTCAAGTTCATGGACGACTTCACCCATTATCTGGACAAGCAACGCCGCAAGCGCCGCGAGTACATCTACTGCGGCTCGCTGCATGTCGCGCACCAGAAGCTGGATGTGAAGAACTGGCGTGACTGCCAGCAATCACCGGGCTTCCTGGCACCCGAGCGTGCCTGGATGGATGAAGTGATCGGCAACATGGGCTATGTCGACGCCCTGCGCGAAGTCAGCCGCGAAGGCGACCAGTTCAGCTGGTGGCCGGATAACGAGCAGGCGGAGATGCTCAACCTGGGTTATCGCTTCGACTACCAGCTGCTCACACCGGGCATGCGCCGTAGTGTGCGCAGCGCACGCCTGCCACGCCAGCCGCGCTTCTCCCAGCATGCGCCGCTAATCGTCGATTACGACTGGATTCTCAGCGTCTGA
- a CDS encoding acyl-CoA thioesterase, with amino-acid sequence MSSQPEASQFTFFHPLRVRWAEVDPQSIVFNGHYLTYADVAITEYFRALGVAYPGDLAQDGGDFFAIRTLLEYRTPARFDDELQIGIRSARLGRSSLTFALGIWRDGELLTSGEIVYVHADSATRSSAPLPQWLREKIENFEKTQPQS; translated from the coding sequence ATGAGCAGTCAGCCCGAAGCCAGCCAGTTCACCTTCTTCCATCCATTGCGCGTGCGCTGGGCCGAGGTCGACCCGCAAAGCATCGTCTTCAACGGCCATTACCTGACCTACGCCGACGTCGCCATCACCGAGTACTTTCGCGCTCTCGGCGTCGCCTACCCCGGTGACCTGGCCCAGGACGGCGGCGATTTCTTCGCCATCCGCACCTTGCTCGAATACCGCACCCCGGCACGCTTCGACGATGAGCTACAGATCGGCATCCGCAGTGCACGTCTGGGTCGCTCCAGCCTGACTTTCGCCCTTGGCATCTGGCGTGACGGCGAGCTACTGACCAGCGGCGAAATCGTCTACGTGCACGCCGACAGCGCGACACGCAGCAGTGCGCCGCTGCCGCAGTGGCTAAGAGAAAAGATCGAGAATTTCGAGAAGACTCAGCCGCAGAGCTGA
- a CDS encoding tetratricopeptide repeat protein — MKARVLLAALCLVIAGCGDAVGSLSEQAQLHALRLEAERLHDDGQSEQAITRFEKLVASPAASDAQKAYALRYISLGYYELGDYPRSGEYAAKAAAFYPKGSYDYLVNMADAELMLGKVPEAVVRLEQAIAMAPRKLAANNVLGLVYLGDNGAQYVDYHKALVYNQAAYEIEPGRITEIVLARNLLALQEFQQARTHLLDLSQRYADDAYVHNLLAQAQAGLEQAEE, encoded by the coding sequence ATGAAAGCAAGGGTTCTGCTGGCTGCGCTGTGCTTGGTGATCGCTGGATGCGGCGATGCCGTAGGCAGCCTCTCGGAGCAGGCGCAGCTGCATGCGTTGAGGCTCGAAGCCGAGCGTTTGCATGACGACGGGCAATCCGAGCAGGCGATCACCAGATTCGAGAAGCTGGTTGCGAGCCCTGCGGCGAGCGATGCCCAGAAGGCCTACGCGTTGCGTTACATCTCGCTTGGTTACTACGAGCTGGGCGACTACCCGCGTTCGGGCGAATATGCCGCGAAGGCCGCTGCCTTCTATCCCAAAGGGTCTTACGACTACCTGGTAAACATGGCGGACGCCGAGCTGATGCTGGGCAAGGTGCCGGAAGCGGTGGTGCGCCTGGAGCAGGCGATCGCCATGGCGCCGCGCAAGCTGGCGGCCAACAACGTGCTGGGGCTGGTGTATCTGGGTGACAACGGTGCGCAGTATGTCGATTATCACAAGGCGCTGGTCTATAACCAGGCCGCTTACGAGATCGAGCCGGGGCGCATCACCGAGATCGTGCTGGCGCGCAATCTGCTCGCTCTGCAGGAGTTCCAGCAGGCCCGGACGCATCTGCTCGATCTGAGTCAGCGTTACGCCGACGATGCCTATGTGCACAATCTGTTGGCCCAGGCGCAAGCTGGGCTGGAGCAGGCTGAGGAGTGA
- the rpoZ gene encoding DNA-directed RNA polymerase subunit omega — MARVTVEDCLDNVDNRFELVMLATKRSRQLATGGKEPKVAWENDKPTVVALREIAAGLVDYEVIAQEDIVEEEPLFAAFEEEANEPL, encoded by the coding sequence ATGGCTCGCGTTACCGTCGAAGATTGCCTGGACAACGTTGATAACCGCTTCGAACTGGTCATGCTCGCGACCAAGCGTTCGCGCCAGCTGGCCACCGGCGGCAAAGAGCCGAAAGTGGCTTGGGAAAACGACAAGCCCACCGTAGTGGCCCTGCGCGAAATCGCTGCCGGCCTGGTGGACTACGAAGTAATCGCCCAGGAAGACATCGTCGAAGAAGAACCGCTGTTCGCTGCCTTCGAGGAAGAGGCCAACGAGCCTCTGTAA
- a CDS encoding DUF4124 domain-containing protein, translated as MPAPLLTRCTLLCSLLLPLSGVAAELYRYVDDKGVTVLSRQGVPPEFIGKGYEVLNDQGRVVRVIPPAPTPEEFARMQADKARASSDAQLLRLYTNLDDVDRARERKLAELDSVTSVARGNLQSVRTQQANLQSQAADHERAGRPVPEHLLVQINNLKEEQQRLQRDIARYKETRTQAEAGFAADRARLAELFGEPQKKP; from the coding sequence ATGCCTGCACCGCTGCTGACCCGCTGTACGCTGCTATGTAGTCTGCTGCTGCCGTTGTCCGGAGTGGCCGCCGAGCTGTATCGCTATGTCGATGACAAGGGCGTGACGGTGCTCAGCCGCCAGGGTGTGCCACCGGAGTTCATCGGCAAGGGTTATGAAGTGCTCAATGACCAGGGTCGCGTCGTGCGGGTGATTCCGCCGGCGCCGACGCCGGAGGAGTTTGCCCGCATGCAGGCGGACAAGGCGCGCGCCAGCAGCGATGCTCAGCTGCTGCGCCTGTATACCAATCTCGATGACGTCGACCGCGCCCGCGAACGCAAGCTGGCCGAGCTCGACAGCGTCACCAGCGTGGCTCGCGGCAATCTGCAGTCGGTGCGCACTCAGCAGGCCAACCTGCAGAGCCAGGCCGCCGATCACGAACGTGCCGGGCGCCCGGTGCCTGAGCATTTGCTGGTGCAGATCAATAACCTCAAGGAAGAACAGCAGCGTCTGCAGCGCGACATCGCCCGCTACAAGGAGACGCGCACCCAGGCCGAAGCGGGTTTCGCCGCTGATCGCGCACGTCTGGCCGAGCTGTTTGGCGAGCCGCAGAAAAAGCCTTAA
- the gmk gene encoding guanylate kinase — protein MAITTGTLYIVSAPSGAGKTSLVKALIDSEAQIRVSVSHTTRAMRPGEVDGVNYHFVDHAQFNAMLERSEFLEHAQVFDNLYGTSQKWVEQTLAEGFDLILEIDWQGAQQVRKLMPQAKSIFILPPTQEALRHRLTNRGQDSGEIIERRMREAVSEMSHYVEYDYLVINDDFNHALSDLKAIFRSNQLSQTQQQQRHAGLLSELLA, from the coding sequence ATGGCCATCACTACCGGCACCCTCTATATCGTTTCCGCACCCTCCGGCGCCGGCAAGACCAGCCTGGTCAAGGCCCTGATCGACAGCGAAGCGCAGATTCGCGTCTCGGTCTCGCATACCACCCGCGCCATGCGTCCAGGTGAGGTGGACGGAGTCAACTACCACTTCGTCGACCATGCGCAGTTCAACGCCATGCTCGAACGCAGCGAATTTCTCGAGCACGCCCAGGTCTTCGACAACCTTTACGGCACCTCGCAGAAATGGGTCGAGCAGACCCTGGCCGAAGGCTTCGACCTGATTCTGGAGATCGACTGGCAGGGTGCACAGCAAGTGCGCAAGCTGATGCCACAGGCCAAATCCATCTTCATCCTGCCGCCGACCCAGGAAGCTTTGCGTCACCGCCTGACCAACCGCGGCCAGGACAGCGGCGAGATCATCGAACGGCGCATGCGCGAGGCCGTCAGCGAGATGAGCCATTACGTCGAGTACGACTACCTGGTGATCAACGATGACTTCAACCACGCCCTGAGCGACCTGAAAGCCATCTTCCGCAGCAACCAGCTGTCGCAAACACAACAGCAGCAGCGCCATGCCGGGCTGCTCAGCGAACTGCTGGCGTAA